One segment of Paenibacillus sp. FSL R7-0337 DNA contains the following:
- a CDS encoding Rha family transcriptional regulator: MHQPTASPNSKRPITAYGWAIKQRPAELHLDQKKFCELHDIPPYRLSNLIHGTRKADRYRRQVAELLNLPPS; the protein is encoded by the coding sequence TTGCATCAGCCAACTGCCTCCCCCAACAGCAAACGCCCTATTACTGCCTACGGCTGGGCCATCAAGCAACGTCCGGCAGAACTGCACTTGGATCAGAAGAAATTCTGTGAATTACACGACATCCCACCCTATCGGCTGTCCAACCTGATTCACGGCACCCGCAAGGCAGACAGATACCGCCGTCAAGTCGCAGAGTTGTTGAACCTGCCGCCATCTTAG
- a CDS encoding polysaccharide deacetylase family protein, with the protein MISKLGFSSDDRLLIINADDFGITKGTNEAIVSLFEQQAITSTSIMFPCPAAREALELSNQNILDNIGIHLTLTSGEYHSYRPVFQERSLKSLINKDGNFHTDISYIEENADDEEVRIELEAQIQSATMLGIDPTHLDSHSGSLMGLYAGNDFLEITFDLCEKYRLPFNLPTRIIEQPFFNNKQKETFRIRINSGRKRGILFIDDVISLPYCCKPVEYEEMKRQLLTLLKNIKPGITQLTIHPSKITEELKSVTNCYFERGIEYLLLIDPDINKVLRKENINLVSWKEIRDLQRILT; encoded by the coding sequence ATGATAAGCAAATTAGGTTTTTCTTCAGATGACCGTTTGTTAATAATTAATGCTGATGATTTCGGAATAACTAAGGGAACTAATGAAGCAATTGTTAGTTTATTTGAACAACAAGCTATAACCTCAACATCTATAATGTTTCCCTGTCCAGCAGCGCGGGAAGCCCTTGAATTAAGTAATCAAAACATTCTAGATAATATCGGGATTCATCTTACCTTAACAAGCGGTGAGTATCATTCATATCGTCCAGTATTTCAAGAAAGATCATTGAAAAGTTTAATCAATAAGGATGGTAACTTCCATACTGACATTTCATACATAGAGGAAAATGCCGATGATGAAGAAGTTAGAATTGAATTAGAGGCTCAGATACAAAGTGCCACTATGTTAGGAATTGACCCAACTCATCTTGATAGTCATAGCGGTAGTCTTATGGGTTTATATGCGGGCAATGATTTTTTAGAAATAACCTTTGATCTATGCGAGAAATATCGTCTCCCCTTTAACTTACCAACAAGAATAATTGAACAACCATTTTTTAATAACAAGCAAAAAGAAACTTTTCGCATTAGAATTAATTCAGGAAGAAAACGTGGGATCTTGTTTATTGATGATGTAATTTCTTTGCCCTACTGCTGTAAGCCCGTGGAATATGAAGAAATGAAGAGACAGTTGCTCACGCTACTCAAAAATATTAAGCCCGGTATAACACAATTAACTATACATCCATCGAAAATAACTGAAGAATTGAAGTCTGTAACGAATTGTTATTTTGAGCGTGGGATTGAGTATCTATTACTAATAGATCCTGATATTAATAAAGTGCTTAGAAAAGAGAATATTAATTTAGTCTCATGGAAAGAAATACGTGATTTACAAAGAATTCTAACTTGA
- a CDS encoding thiol-disulfide oxidoreductase DCC family protein, with product MAEERKGIQGESIVLIDGVCHLCQGIVRFIIPRDPKANFKFASLQSDAARELLKAGGLPEQQLDTVVLIEDGKYYTKSAAVLRIARRLRFPWPAAYVFILIPGPLRNAMYKIVARNRYRWFGRDEQCLLPTPDMKRRFL from the coding sequence GTGGCTGAGGAGCGGAAGGGAATACAGGGTGAATCTATTGTGCTGATTGACGGGGTCTGTCATCTGTGCCAGGGAATCGTCCGGTTCATTATTCCGCGTGATCCCAAGGCGAACTTCAAATTTGCCTCCTTGCAGAGTGATGCGGCCCGGGAACTGCTTAAGGCAGGCGGTCTGCCGGAGCAGCAATTGGATACTGTGGTACTGATAGAAGACGGCAAGTATTATACGAAATCGGCTGCAGTGCTGAGGATTGCCCGCAGACTCCGGTTTCCGTGGCCTGCCGCCTATGTGTTCATCCTGATTCCTGGGCCGCTGCGTAACGCGATGTACAAGATTGTGGCCAGGAACCGCTACCGCTGGTTCGGCCGGGATGAGCAGTGTCTGCTGCCGACACCGGATATGAAGCGCAGATTTCTGTAG
- a CDS encoding GNAT family protein — protein sequence MLLETERLIVREFAENDWSDLHEYLSLEQVLEYEPGGVSSEEECKNIAREREGGDSFWAVSLKDTNKMIGHIYFEQKEPAEFKTWMLGYIFNPAFYGHGYATEACQRILQYGFEALGVHRVAAMCNPENAPSWRLLERLNMRREGHFKKKAFFRRTDDGQPVWHDAYQYAILKEEWSSIV from the coding sequence ATGTTACTGGAAACGGAAAGGCTAATTGTTCGTGAATTTGCAGAAAACGATTGGAGCGATTTACACGAGTATTTGTCATTAGAGCAGGTGCTGGAATACGAGCCGGGCGGTGTAAGCAGTGAAGAGGAATGCAAGAATATAGCCAGGGAACGTGAGGGTGGAGATAGTTTCTGGGCCGTTAGCTTGAAGGATACCAATAAAATGATCGGTCATATTTATTTTGAGCAAAAAGAACCTGCTGAATTTAAAACATGGATGCTAGGCTACATCTTTAACCCTGCATTTTATGGACATGGTTATGCCACTGAGGCTTGCCAAAGAATTTTACAATATGGATTTGAAGCATTGGGTGTTCACCGGGTGGCGGCTATGTGTAATCCTGAGAATGCACCTTCCTGGAGACTGCTGGAGCGATTGAATATGCGCCGTGAGGGTCATTTCAAGAAAAAAGCCTTTTTCAGAAGAACAGATGACGGGCAGCCTGTATGGCATGATGCGTATCAGTATGCGATTCTAAAGGAAGAGTGGAGCTCTATCGTATAA
- a CDS encoding response regulator → MNSLISVMLVDDEPLALDHVYQSVPWEENGFRVVAQATSGRMALRMFEELRPQIIITDISMSPMDGLELGRHVVQLAPRTRLIFLTAYRDFDYARQALELRAAHYLLKHEISRGRLLEQLKLLKEGLAAEAAEEEGHGHALHILLKDMLAGKYQAPAGNKESRLHRLVADYQQGQPGLLYFELEAALKLDGSRSNARSGTALVWKNVEEEIRRQTTDLEELQLLEMDEGGYILLLKLSSSSSLLLQHYNLRQLAAQVLLCLESFYRGNLPRVIISAGNGAEPPDLRYAAMRQAYDYSVFLPPGAVFLLEQAASTREATRIAQEVRQYLLSPERSLLERLKTGLDQIAAQAYLGDLRAVMGEIRGARSKDGSNSPDQVLGTDTRQVVNSLYRMLEECLQQRQSQKQYSRWVNKAMEYVAGNYADPDLSLETVAGHLQISSIHLRTTFKRETGKSLLDYTTEYRIGLAKKLLQTGEYKIYEVSEKVGYKTSQYFSQVFKKTTGIQPKDFLQQRGSE, encoded by the coding sequence GTGAATTCATTGATTTCGGTCATGCTTGTGGATGATGAGCCGCTTGCACTTGATCATGTCTACCAATCGGTTCCGTGGGAGGAGAATGGCTTCCGGGTGGTCGCTCAGGCGACCAGCGGGCGTATGGCGCTACGGATGTTCGAGGAATTACGGCCGCAGATTATCATCACCGACATCTCCATGTCACCTATGGATGGCTTGGAGCTGGGACGGCATGTGGTCCAGCTTGCCCCAAGAACGCGGCTGATCTTTCTGACTGCTTACCGGGATTTCGACTATGCCCGTCAGGCCCTGGAGCTGCGCGCGGCCCATTATCTGCTTAAGCATGAGATTAGCCGGGGCCGCCTGCTGGAACAGCTGAAGCTGCTGAAGGAAGGTCTGGCAGCGGAAGCTGCCGAGGAAGAAGGGCACGGACATGCGCTCCATATCCTGCTTAAGGATATGCTGGCCGGCAAGTATCAGGCTCCTGCAGGGAATAAGGAATCCCGGCTGCACCGCCTCGTGGCAGATTATCAGCAGGGTCAGCCCGGGCTGCTGTATTTCGAGCTGGAGGCTGCATTGAAGCTGGACGGCAGCCGGAGTAATGCACGTAGTGGCACGGCCCTCGTATGGAAGAATGTCGAAGAAGAGATCCGCCGTCAGACAACGGACTTGGAGGAGCTTCAACTTCTGGAGATGGATGAAGGCGGATACATCCTGCTGCTTAAGTTATCCTCTTCCAGCAGTCTGCTGCTCCAGCATTATAACTTGCGGCAGCTCGCGGCCCAAGTTCTGCTCTGCCTGGAGTCTTTCTATCGGGGGAACCTTCCCAGAGTGATAATATCCGCAGGTAATGGCGCAGAACCGCCGGACCTCAGATATGCGGCGATGAGGCAGGCTTATGATTATTCTGTGTTTTTGCCGCCCGGTGCTGTGTTTCTGCTGGAGCAAGCAGCTTCAACCCGGGAAGCTACCCGTATTGCCCAAGAGGTCAGACAATATCTGTTATCCCCCGAACGGAGTCTGCTGGAACGGCTGAAGACGGGGCTGGACCAGATCGCCGCTCAGGCGTATTTGGGAGATTTGCGCGCCGTCATGGGTGAGATCAGGGGAGCAAGAAGCAAGGACGGAAGCAACAGCCCTGATCAAGTGCTGGGTACAGACACGCGGCAAGTAGTTAACAGCTTGTACCGGATGCTTGAAGAATGTTTGCAGCAGCGGCAGAGCCAGAAGCAGTATTCCCGCTGGGTCAACAAGGCGATGGAGTATGTTGCCGGGAATTACGCCGATCCCGATCTGTCCCTGGAGACGGTCGCAGGTCATCTGCAGATCAGCAGCATCCATCTTCGGACAACCTTCAAGCGGGAGACGGGCAAGTCTCTGCTCGACTACACAACGGAGTATCGGATCGGGCTGGCGAAGAAGCTTCTGCAGACCGGTGAATACAAAATCTACGAGGTATCGGAGAAAGTAGGGTACAAAACCAGCCAATACTTCAGTCAGGTCTTCAAAAAAACCACGGGTATACAGCCCAAGGATTTCCTGCAGCAGAGGGGCAGCGAATAG
- a CDS encoding organic hydroperoxide resistance protein, with protein sequence MSTLKLKPLYTASAKVRGGREGSVESSDGALKHDLKIPKELGGPGGAGTNPEQLFAAGYGACYESALANIARKEGVKLQDVEITSNVLIGKDESDGGFKLAVKLDVKLPGIERSVAEDLAKKAHDFCPYSKATRGNIEVELNVL encoded by the coding sequence ATGAGTACATTGAAACTAAAACCCCTATATACAGCTTCAGCCAAGGTTCGCGGAGGCCGTGAAGGTTCGGTGGAATCGTCCGACGGAGCGCTGAAGCATGATCTCAAAATCCCGAAGGAGCTTGGCGGTCCTGGTGGTGCCGGCACAAATCCGGAGCAGCTGTTCGCGGCGGGCTATGGTGCGTGTTATGAGAGTGCCCTTGCTAATATTGCCCGTAAAGAAGGCGTAAAGCTGCAGGATGTCGAGATTACCTCGAATGTGCTGATCGGCAAGGACGAGAGCGATGGAGGCTTCAAGCTGGCCGTGAAGCTGGATGTGAAGCTGCCAGGTATTGAGCGCTCTGTGGCAGAGGATCTGGCTAAGAAAGCCCATGATTTCTGCCCGTACTCCAAGGCGACCCGCGGAAACATTGAGGTTGAGTTGAACGTTTTGTAG
- a CDS encoding glutathione peroxidase: MNVHDFEANTLRGQEESLSKYKGKVLLVVNTASKCGLTPQYKGLQEVYDKFKDRGFEILGFPSNQFAGQEPGESEDIAEFCEINYGVSFPMYEKINVKGADAHPLFKYLTKEAPGVLGSKSIKWNFTKFLVDQEGRVLKRFAPQTTPDQIEEDIEKLLR; encoded by the coding sequence ATGAATGTCCATGATTTTGAAGCCAACACCCTGCGGGGCCAGGAAGAATCACTCTCCAAGTACAAAGGCAAGGTTCTGCTCGTCGTGAATACAGCCAGCAAGTGCGGACTTACCCCGCAATATAAGGGTCTCCAGGAAGTGTACGATAAATTCAAAGACCGTGGTTTTGAGATTCTGGGCTTCCCAAGTAACCAGTTTGCCGGACAGGAGCCGGGTGAGAGCGAGGATATTGCCGAGTTCTGCGAGATCAATTACGGTGTATCCTTCCCAATGTACGAGAAAATCAATGTCAAAGGCGCCGACGCCCATCCCCTGTTCAAGTATCTGACTAAAGAGGCACCTGGTGTACTCGGCTCGAAGAGTATCAAATGGAACTTCACCAAATTCCTGGTGGACCAGGAAGGCCGTGTGCTGAAGCGGTTTGCCCCGCAGACAACACCTGATCAGATCGAAGAGGATATAGAGAAGCTGCTGCGCTAG
- a CDS encoding extracellular solute-binding protein codes for MQSLSEEPYKFDTSNLLDFELPLLTNSKGELVGLEQSGSPGALAYKRDLAKEYFGTDDPDALMAMFTDWDVFIAKGKEVYEKSGGKTFMLGSLMDAYTILSNQGTTAVVDGTKVNTQELLRIFTQLQSIRDNNTEGKLAMWSPTWNASYSQDNVIFYPAANWSPEFVIKPNDKASNGRWGLMVPPEGGYPYGGTTIGIWKDSKNKDAAWAYLNWLLGTDEGAEANFATSDYILPLKSFFKDTSKLSSGADEYFGGQDLGKFWVEKVFPNMKSKAVTKYDQDIYSSSELVLQVMAQDNSFDAAQALDKWEEQLKKNHPELTFE; via the coding sequence CTGCAAAGCTTGTCCGAAGAGCCCTACAAATTCGACACCTCCAATCTGCTCGACTTCGAGCTTCCGCTGCTGACGAACAGTAAGGGAGAGCTTGTGGGTCTAGAGCAATCCGGCTCGCCTGGAGCGCTGGCTTACAAGCGTGATTTGGCTAAAGAATACTTCGGGACAGATGATCCTGATGCATTAATGGCAATGTTCACTGACTGGGATGTCTTTATTGCCAAGGGCAAGGAAGTCTATGAGAAAAGCGGCGGCAAGACATTCATGCTTGGAAGCCTCATGGATGCGTATACCATCCTCTCCAACCAGGGTACAACGGCAGTTGTTGACGGAACCAAGGTGAATACCCAAGAGCTGCTTAGGATCTTCACTCAGCTGCAGTCCATCCGCGACAATAACACTGAGGGCAAGCTGGCGATGTGGTCTCCGACTTGGAATGCTTCGTACTCGCAAGACAACGTGATTTTTTATCCTGCAGCGAACTGGTCTCCAGAATTCGTAATTAAGCCTAACGACAAGGCCAGCAACGGCCGATGGGGTCTGATGGTGCCTCCGGAAGGCGGATATCCATACGGCGGTACTACTATCGGTATTTGGAAGGACAGCAAGAATAAAGATGCTGCCTGGGCGTATCTCAACTGGCTGTTAGGTACAGACGAAGGCGCTGAAGCCAACTTCGCTACCTCCGATTACATTTTACCGTTGAAATCGTTCTTCAAGGATACCTCCAAGCTGTCATCCGGGGCGGATGAATATTTCGGCGGACAGGATCTAGGAAAGTTCTGGGTGGAGAAGGTATTCCCGAACATGAAGTCCAAAGCGGTGACTAAATACGATCAGGATATTTACAGCTCGTCGGAGCTGGTGTTGCAGGTCATGGCACAGGATAACAGCTTCGATGCCGCGCAGGCCCTGGATAAGTGGGAAGAACAGTTGAAGAAAAATCACCCTGAGCTGACATTTGAATAA
- a CDS encoding sugar ABC transporter permease yields the protein MMQKSNGISSKNKWPYLFITPYFLSYAVLSLFPILFTLYISLTDWDLYGNRNFIGLGNYIQLFFHDAFFWKSLLNVIIFMAVYLPALVLMGMLVASLIESKLIRRKTFFRLSVFSAYMTTPVAVGIIFSLLFDWQGGFFNNMLMELGIIQEKINWLGSASSSRWVVILMVFWKNLGYFVMFYTAGMASIDTSIYEAAVIDGASSKDVFTRITIPLLKPINLFLIITSIISGLQLVEEPMLLFSGWASGSSMVGGPDGSTFTPIWYMFDASFNGSAFKYGKGAAIAYGTFLFIALFSVVGMKWINRDGDDK from the coding sequence ATGATGCAGAAATCAAATGGAATCAGCAGTAAAAACAAATGGCCGTACCTGTTCATTACCCCTTATTTCTTGTCCTATGCCGTACTGAGCTTGTTCCCAATCCTGTTTACGTTGTACATCAGTCTTACAGACTGGGATTTGTACGGTAACCGGAATTTCATCGGACTTGGTAATTATATACAGCTATTTTTTCATGACGCCTTCTTCTGGAAATCGCTGCTGAATGTCATTATTTTCATGGCGGTATATCTTCCGGCTCTTGTCCTAATGGGCATGCTGGTAGCCAGCCTTATCGAGAGCAAGCTGATCCGCCGCAAAACCTTTTTCCGGCTAAGTGTATTCAGTGCCTATATGACAACGCCGGTCGCGGTCGGGATTATCTTCTCTCTGTTGTTCGACTGGCAGGGCGGTTTCTTCAATAATATGCTGATGGAGCTGGGCATCATTCAGGAGAAGATCAATTGGCTGGGCTCCGCCAGCTCCTCCCGCTGGGTAGTTATCCTGATGGTATTTTGGAAAAATCTTGGATATTTCGTGATGTTCTACACGGCGGGGATGGCCAGTATTGACACCTCCATCTATGAAGCCGCTGTAATCGACGGAGCCTCCTCCAAAGATGTGTTCACGCGTATTACGATTCCGCTGCTGAAGCCGATCAATCTGTTCCTGATTATTACTTCCATTATCAGCGGCCTGCAACTGGTGGAAGAACCAATGCTGCTGTTCAGCGGCTGGGCTTCCGGCTCCAGTATGGTAGGAGGGCCTGACGGCTCCACCTTCACACCGATCTGGTACATGTTCGATGCTTCCTTCAACGGCAGTGCGTTCAAGTACGGCAAAGGGGCGGCTATAGCTTACGGCACCTTCCTGTTCATCGCCCTGTTCTCGGTGGTTGGCATGAAATGGATCAACAGGGACGGTGACGACAAATGA
- a CDS encoding histidine kinase, which translates to MRKIKNKILGSVILIVTLSVTAISALAYEQFSSILEAQALREDTIHLEQTTNQMNHLIDDVQKYAANMVNDELLQRFAARLNYPSTYDELSAYRDVVTQLTKFNVLRDYLESSAIVRSDGKIFWSSLYIDPYFERLLQEDWYQEALESNAKSGFTAPHIILDPDSKKIVSFFIRFDPQYGGVLLLNIDYTAFESLFQYLGQSFDQVAWIGPGQSLLYQQGTATELPAPTLSADSPDIQVVKHDKGYYLASAFEKSDWSVSTFTSNERFYEWVGYIVRYWAIFLALCLALCFLLFLPIISNIIRPILQMTKAMKQVSMGNYNVQLSFHSNDELSVLKNGFETMLGDIERQMSERVEQERWKRKMTAELLFAQINPHFIYNTLNTVVYLARKKNYPAIEEMVESFIGILHDAVNIGDTSLYITVEQEMNIINHFVTIQKYRYADRFEVVWSVEDEAKGDYIPKSLIQPLVENAIFHGFSEKETVGRIEIIIRKRSGRLLVSVRDDGCGMSQEKARSIMNGTLPPARLPSGAMKQIGLWNIRERIEYLYGQEGRLVIRSSEQGGTKVSVLLPVLQQPSE; encoded by the coding sequence ATGCGAAAAATTAAGAATAAAATTCTCGGCAGCGTTATTTTGATCGTTACGCTGTCGGTAACGGCCATCAGTGCACTGGCGTATGAGCAGTTCTCTTCGATTCTCGAAGCGCAAGCCCTGCGTGAAGATACGATCCATCTGGAGCAGACCACGAATCAGATGAATCACCTGATTGACGATGTACAGAAATATGCCGCAAATATGGTCAACGATGAGCTGCTTCAGCGGTTCGCTGCAAGATTGAACTACCCCTCTACGTATGATGAGCTAAGCGCATATCGTGATGTAGTCACCCAGCTAACCAAATTCAATGTACTGCGAGACTACCTTGAGAGCTCGGCCATCGTCCGCTCGGACGGCAAGATTTTCTGGTCCTCACTGTATATCGACCCTTATTTTGAACGGTTGCTGCAAGAGGATTGGTATCAGGAGGCGCTAGAGAGCAATGCTAAAAGCGGGTTCACAGCTCCTCATATCATTCTCGACCCTGACAGCAAAAAAATCGTCAGCTTCTTTATCCGTTTCGATCCCCAGTATGGCGGAGTGCTGCTTTTGAATATTGATTACACTGCTTTTGAGAGTCTATTCCAGTACTTGGGCCAGTCCTTCGACCAGGTAGCCTGGATCGGCCCGGGTCAATCCTTGCTCTATCAGCAAGGCACCGCTACAGAGCTGCCTGCCCCTACGCTGAGCGCAGACAGCCCGGACATTCAAGTCGTTAAGCATGACAAGGGTTATTATCTGGCCAGCGCTTTTGAGAAATCGGACTGGTCCGTCTCCACGTTCACCTCCAATGAACGGTTCTATGAATGGGTGGGTTATATTGTCCGCTACTGGGCCATCTTCCTCGCCTTGTGTCTGGCGCTCTGCTTCCTGTTGTTCCTCCCCATCATCTCGAATATTATCCGTCCGATCCTGCAGATGACCAAAGCGATGAAGCAGGTGTCTATGGGCAACTATAATGTTCAGCTCTCGTTCCACAGCAATGATGAGCTGTCTGTGCTGAAGAATGGTTTTGAGACGATGCTTGGTGATATTGAGCGGCAGATGAGCGAAAGGGTGGAGCAGGAGCGCTGGAAACGTAAAATGACGGCAGAGCTGTTATTCGCCCAGATCAATCCCCATTTCATCTACAACACTCTAAATACGGTTGTGTATCTGGCCCGCAAAAAGAATTACCCGGCTATTGAGGAAATGGTTGAATCCTTCATTGGCATTCTGCATGATGCTGTCAATATTGGTGATACCAGTCTGTATATCACGGTGGAGCAGGAGATGAACATTATTAATCACTTCGTAACGATTCAGAAGTACCGGTATGCAGACCGGTTCGAGGTAGTCTGGAGCGTAGAAGACGAAGCGAAGGGTGACTATATTCCGAAAAGCCTGATTCAGCCGCTGGTGGAAAATGCTATTTTTCATGGATTTTCAGAGAAAGAGACTGTAGGCCGTATAGAGATCATTATCCGTAAGCGCAGCGGAAGGCTGCTGGTTTCGGTCAGAGATGACGGCTGCGGCATGAGCCAGGAGAAGGCCCGGTCTATTATGAATGGAACCCTGCCGCCTGCGCGTCTCCCTTCAGGGGCTATGAAGCAGATTGGATTATGGAATATCCGGGAGCGAATCGAGTATTTGTACGGGCAGGAAGGCCGCCTGGTCATCCGGTCAAGTGAGCAGGGAGGCACCAAAGTGTCTGTTCTCCTGCCCGTCCTGCAGCAACCGTCCGAGTGA
- a CDS encoding helix-turn-helix transcriptional regulator, whose amino-acid sequence MQSIYERIELLIKRQGITKKSFCAQLGISTGNMGDWKRGKSTPGTHKLIEIAAFFHVSLDWLILGKQPQTIQESGEDYFFGQMRQLNCQTEELLPEEKNFIKEYLAFTKYRKDQDTDGEKS is encoded by the coding sequence ATGCAATCCATCTATGAACGTATTGAATTATTGATTAAACGGCAAGGGATTACGAAGAAATCCTTCTGTGCACAGCTCGGAATCAGCACCGGCAATATGGGAGACTGGAAACGCGGCAAATCTACACCTGGCACGCATAAGCTGATTGAGATTGCTGCATTTTTTCATGTGAGCTTAGATTGGCTGATCCTGGGCAAACAGCCCCAAACGATTCAGGAAAGCGGCGAGGATTATTTTTTTGGCCAAATGCGGCAATTGAATTGCCAAACCGAAGAGCTGCTGCCGGAGGAGAAGAACTTTATTAAGGAATATCTGGCCTTTACCAAATACCGCAAGGATCAGGATACGGACGGCGAAAAATCTTAA
- a CDS encoding carbohydrate ABC transporter permease, giving the protein MRAKKFFTVLLLSLIAIAFLFPFYMMIVMGTYYSEDLFKQLPILPSGYLVENLKTIMSASFLRNYWNSFYVAVLFTLVTVGVASITGFAFAKYEFKGKNALYGFILLTMMIPGHLGLIAYVMEMKWFHLNNTHAPLILAGLNNAFGVFFMTQFIRSSVPTEVIESARIDGSSEPGILTRIVIPFLMPAISTLGLISFLGSWNGYLLPLVTINKPELYTLPLGIANLSTVFRTDYSASILGLTLGTLPLIILFLFGSKTLVRGLTGGAVKG; this is encoded by the coding sequence ATGAGAGCGAAGAAGTTCTTTACCGTATTGTTGCTTAGTCTGATCGCTATCGCGTTCCTCTTCCCGTTCTATATGATGATTGTGATGGGCACCTATTATTCCGAAGACCTGTTCAAGCAGCTTCCGATCCTGCCCAGCGGTTATTTGGTGGAGAACCTGAAGACGATCATGTCTGCCAGCTTCCTGCGGAATTACTGGAACAGCTTCTATGTTGCTGTACTGTTCACTCTGGTGACGGTCGGGGTGGCCTCGATTACCGGATTTGCTTTTGCCAAATATGAATTTAAGGGTAAAAATGCACTGTATGGCTTCATTCTTCTGACGATGATGATCCCTGGTCATCTGGGTCTGATTGCATATGTGATGGAGATGAAGTGGTTCCACCTTAACAACACTCATGCGCCGCTGATTCTGGCCGGTCTGAATAATGCCTTCGGCGTATTCTTCATGACCCAGTTCATCCGCTCCTCTGTCCCGACAGAGGTCATTGAGAGCGCAAGAATCGACGGCTCTTCGGAACCGGGTATTCTCACCCGAATTGTTATTCCTTTTCTAATGCCTGCGATCAGTACCCTGGGGCTAATCTCCTTCCTTGGGTCCTGGAATGGTTATCTGCTGCCGCTGGTGACGATCAACAAGCCCGAGCTGTACACGCTGCCGCTGGGAATTGCTAATCTGTCAACGGTCTTCCGCACGGATTATTCAGCCAGTATTCTGGGGCTTACGCTGGGTACACTGCCGCTGATTATTCTCTTCCTGTTCGGCTCGAAGACCCTGGTCAGAGGACTTACCGGCGGAGCGGTCAAAGGCTAA